In the genome of Nycticebus coucang isolate mNycCou1 chromosome X, mNycCou1.pri, whole genome shotgun sequence, the window TAACCACCATGACTGAATTTCTAGTATCTATTCATCCGGCAAAGTACTTTATCTTTACTGCAAACATTGTGTGcttatttcttaaaaagtaattatttttaatgacgaATGAAAATTGTATACATTTGTGGTGTACAAcattatgttttgaaataatcTGCTTCTTAATAGGTGTGCGGCTTTGGACAAGTTTCTtattctgagcttcagtttcttgtAAAATAGGTATGAGGAGATGATTTCTCTTATAGGATAAGAGgatgagggttaaatgagatgcTTCTACTATCTAGAATCCCCTCCGCCCCCAGATCATCACAGGACTGGCTCCTTCTTCACGTTCAAGACTCAGTTCAAATGACAAGTTCTGAGAGGCTTTCCCTAAGAACTCTGGCCACTTCTCTAGTTTCTCTCAAATCACTTTAAGTTCTCTATACCATTTGTTACTATCTGAATTAttgttttggagacaaggtcttgctctgttgctcaggctagaatacagtggcatactcatagctcacagcaacctcaaactcctgagctcaagcgatcatcCTTCCTTAGTCtactgaggagctgggactacaggtgtgcactgccATATCTGGCTACTTTTCTgcattttgtagagatggggttttgctcttgctcaggttggtctggaactcccagccttgagtgatcctcccatctcagcctcctgaagtactgggttacagatgtgagccactgtgcccagcctgttgcCATCTGAATTTatctttgcatatatatatatatatgctgtgTGATCTCAATTCCTCTGAGCCCCTTTCTTTTCATTGCCATATCTTCTGTGCCTAGAGCAGTTCCTGGCATGTGGTAGCACTgtgcaataaatatctgttgaacgATTCACTTACTCTCACCCTCGCAAGCCTTTGAGAAAGCTAATACACAGCTAAACTTTGGTGAAAATCTTATATGTTGAGGGAAAAAAACTCCTTTCAAAATCTATCAGTTTGTGACTAAAGTTTAATATGGAGCTCTTGACCCCAGGAGCTTACAATCTAGCTGGTGGGATGTGATCTGAATACTTCTTAGAACCATTGGTGGTtggctcagtacctgtggctcaagcggctaaggcaccagccacatacacctgagctgcgggttcaaatccagcctggggactgccaaacaacaatgacggctgcaaccaaaaaatagctgggtgttgtggtaggcacctgtagtctcagctacttgggaggcggaggcaggagaattgcttgaggcccaggagttggagattgctgtgagctgtgctgccacagcacactacccagggcaacatattgaggctctgcctcaaaaaacaaacaaaaaccaaccaaacaacaacaacaaaaaacaaaaaacaaaccatgggcggcgcctgtggctcaaaggagtagggtgccggccccatatgccgaaggtggtgggttcaagcccagccccagccaaaaactgcaaaacaaacaaacaaacaaaaacactggtGGTTCCTAAATCACTAGTGCAACCTATGCTTTCCGTGGATGGAAAGTGTTACAGCTGCAGATTAAATTAAGAAAGTATGTAGCCAAGGGCTAAGTGTAAGTGAAATGAGGATACAGATGGAGAGATTCAATTGGCGAAGGTATTCTCGGAGAACCTTAAAGGAAGAGAGAAGTTATCCTAGAGAGAAGAGACCAGGTGCTTAACGTTTGCAAGCCATTTAGAGCAGTGCCTGGGTCACAGGAGAAACTGTATgtgtgtttattaaaaaaaaaaaaaatgcccacttcataattttatgcctttagaattttatttttttcagtagaaaaggatacaaaaatataaagaaactttatttattaAGTTTCCAAGGGGTTCCCTTTCTCAAAAGCACTCAGAAGAGGGCCACAATAGCACTTATCTGTCTGCTACTTATGAATACTACATTGCTAATTATAGAAATAGCATCTTCAGATGACCCCAAACCTGGAGATCACATGGGACCAATCAGATCATCTGAGCGCAGACACCAATCCTCAGGAGCATCAACAAAGTAATTTGACTGTGTAGGACAGGCCTCTGCTTGGTGCCCGGGAGCCTGGGCTTGAGCTTCTTCATTGAAGACACAAGGTGGACAATCACAGACTGGCCTTTGGCTGGACTGTGACAAGCTGAACACCTCGTAGCATGTCTCATCATTCTGGGCTGCGGCGCCACTCCTGCTGGGTACTGTCAGGGAGCAGGGCTTGGTGAGCCATGGGGACTGCTGAGGGGCAATGCATGACACTGGGATCACATACTTAGATGACGTGCCCTTAGAAGAATAGTGCATCTCAGAGCTGTAGATAACCATGCCCTGGGGGACAGCCTTGGCCCTGATGCCACATTCAGTAACTCGGTAGGTGAACTGGTAGGCATGTGGCCGGACATGGTTGGCGGGGCAACCCAGGCCCAAGTGCAGCTCATGAAAGTGTACGTAGACATCGTTGTTCAACATGAAGGGGTGCACTGTGACCATGAACCAGTCTATGGAGCATAGCACAGTCATTGGATTTTGTCCAGAACAGGCTGGAAACATGGCGAAGAGGAACATCACTCCCATCAGCTTGGAAACTTCCATCCTTGCAGTCATTCAGATGACGACCCACAGGGAACAGCGAGTTGTCCGGTGAGGATTTCTagagcacacaaaaacacaagagGCCAGGCATCTTATTTTGTATCAAAAGTTCAAACATG includes:
- the PLAC1 gene encoding placenta-specific protein 1 yields the protein MEVSKLMGVMFLFAMFPACSGQNPMTVLCSIDWFMVTVHPFMLNNDVYVHFHELHLGLGCPANHVRPHAYQFTYRVTECGIRAKAVPQGMVIYSSEMHYSSKGTSSKYVIPVSCIAPQQSPWLTKPCSLTVPSRSGAAAQNDETCYEVFSLSQSSQRPVCDCPPCVFNEEAQAQAPGHQAEACPTQSNYFVDAPEDWCLRSDDLIGPM